A DNA window from Oceanispirochaeta sp. contains the following coding sequences:
- a CDS encoding Gfo/Idh/MocA family oxidoreductase, whose translation MTDQFSTWAIIGAGDVAELKSGPAFQKADRSELKAVMRRNPAKAEDFARRHKVPSWYNSVEEVLARDDINSIYIATPPSSHKYLVIQALKAGKDVYLEKPVCPSEAECREILLVLERSGRKLVVAHYRRGLSAFIKVKELLDARIIGDVQFVNIRVFQNEDSDIMTVTEDHWRLNPSVSGGGLFHDIGPHQIDLMLHYFGDVREVRGYAAN comes from the coding sequence ATCGGTGCAGGAGATGTAGCCGAGCTTAAGAGTGGGCCGGCTTTTCAAAAAGCCGATAGATCAGAATTGAAAGCCGTGATGAGGCGGAATCCGGCCAAAGCCGAGGATTTTGCCCGGAGGCACAAGGTCCCCTCCTGGTACAACTCTGTGGAAGAGGTTCTGGCGCGGGATGATATCAACAGCATCTATATTGCCACGCCTCCCTCTTCACATAAATACCTGGTCATTCAGGCTCTGAAGGCGGGTAAGGATGTCTACCTTGAAAAACCTGTGTGTCCCAGCGAGGCGGAATGCCGGGAGATCCTGCTGGTATTGGAGAGATCGGGAAGGAAACTGGTGGTGGCTCATTACCGCCGCGGACTGTCCGCTTTTATAAAGGTGAAGGAGCTGCTGGATGCCCGAATCATCGGGGATGTTCAGTTTGTGAATATCAGAGTGTTCCAGAATGAGGACTCAGACATCATGACGGTGACCGAAGATCACTGGCGGTTGAATCCCTCTGTTTCCGGGGGAGGACTGTTTCACGATATCGGACCCCATCAGATTGACCTGATGCTTCATTATTTTGGAGATGTGAGAGAGGTACGGGGTTATGCGGCCAACC